A portion of the Candidatus Goldiibacteriota bacterium genome contains these proteins:
- a CDS encoding chorismate-binding protein, translating to MKNIDTLKSFLTGNDNGIFLYSAPDTGGTSYLFTKPLREIKCDNADAINGALKNIADFTQNGYYAAGLMAYEAGYGLEKKFHNVKNTLEIPFLEFGIYKTPYIFKKLDILPLLPFYKDRFCVSSFDFSENFKTYKKKFSRIMKLINNGDTYQVNHCFNVNFHFQGNSASLFAALCTTQPVSYAAFIRIKNRTIISLSPELFFSLKGRQITMRPMKGTLLKNKTIKNPVRRLKNEKGMSENIMIVDLLRNDLGRICETGSISAPKLFEVEEYRTLYQMTSTVRGRLKGNADFNNIITALFPSGSVTGAPKISAMNIIHKTEKSPRGIYTGAIGFTSKEHSVFSIPIRTIELADNTGRMGIGSGIVHDSKALPEYKECLGKASFLTELENKYGIIESLLLKNGRYFLPGLHLKRMKKSAAFFGRKFSCMNFKKTLCSLKHRHSRGEFKVRVMLSPDGKISAKAKRLSSMAGGKTAISNLKMDSSNIYLYHKTENRKFYDNDFKKYAKKGFADVVYLNEKNEVTEAHSSNIFAEIKGIFYTPPVSCGLLPGTFREFLLKKNPSLYKERALHMDDLVNADNIYLVNSVRGFRKITLA from the coding sequence ATGAAAAATATTGACACCCTTAAAAGTTTTCTTACAGGTAATGATAACGGCATTTTTCTTTATTCCGCGCCTGATACGGGCGGCACATCATATCTTTTTACAAAGCCGCTGCGCGAAATTAAGTGTGACAATGCCGATGCTATAAACGGCGCACTTAAAAATATTGCGGATTTTACGCAAAACGGATATTATGCCGCGGGCTTAATGGCTTACGAAGCAGGTTACGGCCTTGAAAAAAAATTTCATAACGTAAAAAACACTTTAGAAATTCCATTTCTTGAATTCGGGATATATAAAACGCCGTACATTTTCAAAAAACTTGACATACTGCCGTTATTGCCATTTTATAAAGACCGATTTTGTGTATCATCATTTGATTTTTCAGAAAATTTTAAAACTTACAAAAAAAAATTCAGCCGTATAATGAAACTTATAAATAACGGCGACACCTACCAGGTCAACCACTGCTTTAATGTTAATTTTCATTTTCAGGGAAACAGCGCGTCTTTATTCGCCGCGCTGTGTACAACCCAGCCCGTGTCTTACGCGGCTTTTATCAGAATAAAAAACAGGACAATAATATCCCTGTCACCGGAACTATTTTTCAGCCTTAAAGGCAGGCAGATTACAATGCGCCCCATGAAAGGCACTTTACTTAAAAACAAAACCATTAAAAATCCCGTGCGCCGGTTAAAAAATGAAAAAGGCATGTCGGAAAATATAATGATTGTGGACCTTTTAAGAAACGACCTTGGCAGGATATGCGAAACAGGCAGCATAAGCGCGCCGAAGCTTTTTGAGGTGGAAGAATACAGGACGCTGTACCAGATGACTTCCACAGTCCGCGGCAGGCTTAAGGGTAATGCGGATTTTAATAACATAATCACAGCGCTGTTTCCTTCCGGCTCTGTCACCGGCGCCCCTAAAATAAGCGCGATGAATATAATTCATAAAACAGAAAAATCACCCCGCGGCATTTATACCGGGGCTATTGGTTTTACCTCAAAAGAACATTCTGTCTTTTCAATACCAATCCGTACAATTGAGCTTGCGGATAATACAGGCAGAATGGGGATTGGCAGCGGCATTGTGCATGATTCTAAAGCCTTGCCGGAGTATAAGGAATGCCTTGGCAAAGCGTCTTTTTTAACGGAGCTGGAAAACAAGTATGGAATAATTGAAAGTTTATTACTGAAAAACGGCAGATATTTTCTGCCCGGCCTGCACTTAAAACGCATGAAAAAATCGGCGGCTTTTTTTGGCAGAAAGTTCAGCTGTATGAATTTTAAAAAAACTCTGTGTTCCCTGAAACACCGCCATTCGCGCGGGGAATTTAAAGTCCGCGTCATGCTTTCACCGGACGGAAAAATATCCGCCAAAGCAAAACGCCTTTCATCAATGGCCGGCGGAAAGACAGCCATTTCAAACCTTAAAATGGACAGTTCAAACATTTATCTTTATCACAAGACCGAAAACAGGAAATTTTATGACAATGATTTTAAAAAATACGCCAAAAAAGGCTTTGCTGATGTGGTTTACCTGAACGAAAAAAACGAAGTGACAGAGGCGCATTCGTCAAATATATTCGCTGAGATAAAGGGTATATTTTACACGCCCCCTGTTTCCTGCGGGCTTTTACCCGGCACTTTCAGGGAATTTCTTTTAAAAAAGAACCCGTCTTTATACAAAGAACGGGCGCTTCATATGGACGACCTTGTGAACGCTGACAATATATACCTGGTAAATTCCGTGAGGGGATTCAGAAAAATCACGCTTGCTTAA